The nucleotide window GCCAGCACCAGGCCGACCTGGGCCGTGAGGTAGTAGCCGAGTGCGAGAGCCAGCGTCCCCGCGACGAACCGGGCGATCGGCGTGGCGTAAGGACCCGGCATCGGTAGTTTAGTTGTTCGGGTCACGGCGCAGGGTTGTTGTTGTGCGGGGCGCCCGGTTACGCCCTAAATGTAGTTCGCCATTTGCCTTCCCTCCACCGTTCGTGCCGGTTCTTAAAATTCGGCTACCACCCGACTTACCAGCGCGCGCAGCTTACTTTCAGCCTCGTTCGCGGTCTTGATGATGTCCGGCAGGTGAACTGGTTCGAGGGCGTCCGGGAGGCATTGATCGGTTATGACGGATATGCCGAGCACCCGCATCTTCCCATGAACCGCCACGATCACTTCCGGCACCGTCGACATCCCCACGACATCGGCCCCGATCGCCCGCAGGAACCGGTACTCGGCCCGCGTTTCGAGGTTCGGCCCGCTGACCGCGACGAACACGCCCTGGTGGCACACGATCCGCTCCTCAAGGGCGATTTTGCGCCCGAGCGCGAGCAGCGCGCGATCGTAGGGGAAACACATGTCCGGGAACCGGTCGCCGAGCCGGTCGTCGTTCGGGCCGATCAGCGGGTTGTCCCCGAGCAGGTTGATGTGGTCCTCAATGAGCATGATGTCGCCGCGACCCCACTGCGGGTTCATCCCGCCGCACGCGTTGCTCACGATCAGCACTTCGGCGCCCAGCGCCTTCATCACCCGCACCGGGAACGTGACCTGCTGGAGCGTGTACCCCTCGTAGAAGTGCATCCGCCCTTCCATGACGAGCACCTTCTTCCCGCCGAGGGTGCCGCACACGAG belongs to Gemmata obscuriglobus and includes:
- a CDS encoding purine-nucleoside phosphorylase: MSALYDQIQEAAAFVRARWAHAPAAGIILGTGLGKLAEDVAADAVIPYADIPHFPRSTAPSHKGQLVCGTLGGKKVLVMEGRMHFYEGYTLQQVTFPVRVMKALGAEVLIVSNACGGMNPQWGRGDIMLIEDHINLLGDNPLIGPNDDRLGDRFPDMCFPYDRALLALGRKIALEERIVCHQGVFVAVSGPNLETRAEYRFLRAIGADVVGMSTVPEVIVAVHGKMRVLGISVITDQCLPDALEPVHLPDIIKTANEAESKLRALVSRVVAEF